The following are encoded in a window of Bacillota bacterium genomic DNA:
- the ytvI gene encoding sporulation integral membrane protein YtvI: MLRRLEVYRHYLYMALFFLGSYVFFRYLLGYLTPFVFAAILAFIMDPAVNYLERKGRFPRGLAAGVVLLFVMGVLFFLLVSVFTNVIHELALLSRHLPGYYSVIMELIEEVSERAGSLPIPLRTMVESQVVRGLTYLQTLAETIVVSIRGVPHLVTSTVVGFLAAFFLSKDRDVIGRFILGLLPGSWRQAYIRTKKDVVVSTLGLVKAQAFLILLSTAISIVGLEIIGVPYALVMGLIIGFVDVLPILGPSAIYWPWIIINLILQNYLFALALLALFGIVSLTRSILEPKVIGSRIGVHPLATLFSLYVGFRVFGLGGFIVGPLVAILLKASVRSGLLPFSTDEM, encoded by the coding sequence TTGTTAAGAAGACTGGAAGTCTACAGGCACTATCTCTACATGGCCCTGTTCTTCCTGGGCTCCTACGTGTTTTTCCGTTACCTCCTAGGCTATTTAACGCCGTTTGTCTTCGCGGCAATACTAGCGTTCATCATGGATCCTGCCGTGAACTACCTGGAGAGGAAGGGCAGGTTCCCCCGGGGGCTTGCCGCAGGCGTGGTGCTCCTCTTTGTCATGGGGGTCCTCTTCTTCCTCCTGGTAAGCGTGTTCACCAATGTCATCCACGAGCTGGCGCTCCTTTCCCGGCACCTTCCCGGGTACTACAGCGTTATCATGGAACTGATTGAAGAGGTGTCAGAAAGGGCTGGCAGCCTCCCCATACCCCTGCGGACAATGGTGGAAAGCCAGGTTGTCAGGGGCTTAACCTACCTGCAGACCTTGGCCGAGACCATAGTCGTCAGCATCAGGGGAGTGCCCCACCTGGTGACCAGCACGGTAGTGGGTTTCCTCGCCGCCTTCTTCCTGTCCAAGGACCGGGATGTCATCGGTCGCTTCATCCTGGGGCTTCTTCCGGGCTCCTGGCGCCAGGCCTACATCAGGACCAAGAAGGACGTGGTGGTCTCCACGCTGGGGCTGGTGAAGGCGCAGGCCTTCCTGATACTGCTGAGCACCGCCATATCCATAGTTGGATTGGAGATTATCGGCGTGCCCTACGCCCTGGTGATGGGGCTCATCATCGGCTTCGTGGACGTCTTGCCCATCCTGGGGCCCTCCGCTATCTACTGGCCCTGGATCATCATAAACCTCATCCTGCAGAACTACCTCTTTGCCCTGGCGCTCCTGGCGCTCTTCGGCATTGTGAGCCTCACCCGGAGCATCCTGGAGCCCAAGGTCATCGGCAGCCGCATCGGCGTTCACCCCTTGGCAACCCTCTTCTCGCTGTACGTGGGCTTCCGCGTGTTCGGGCTGGGTGGCTTCATAGTGGGACCCCTCGTGGCCATCCTCCTCAAGGCATCGGTGCGCTCGGGCCTCCTGCCCTTTTCCACCGATGAAATGTGA
- a CDS encoding glycosyltransferase family 2 protein: protein MKVAAIIPAYNEERTIGQVVSTLMHHPDVSSVIVVDDGSRDATAELARRHGAEVIRLERNHGKGGAMKAGLKCTDADVVLFVDADLVGFRRSHVEELLRPVLNGEAKMTVGRFAGGRPATDLAQTVMPFLSGQRAVCREVLLSAPDMEISRFGVELALTKHVKKNCVSHKEVILKELSHLTKEEKMGLWKGIAARARMYSEIVASVFRP, encoded by the coding sequence ATGAAAGTGGCTGCGATAATACCAGCATATAATGAAGAGAGGACCATAGGCCAGGTTGTGAGTACCCTCATGCACCACCCAGACGTGAGCAGTGTCATCGTGGTGGACGACGGTTCCCGGGATGCCACGGCGGAACTCGCAAGGCGCCATGGTGCCGAGGTTATTCGCCTGGAGCGGAACCATGGCAAGGGCGGGGCCATGAAGGCAGGCCTGAAGTGCACTGACGCTGATGTGGTGCTCTTTGTCGACGCTGATCTCGTGGGCTTTCGCAGGTCCCATGTAGAGGAACTGCTAAGGCCCGTTCTCAATGGTGAGGCCAAGATGACGGTGGGCCGCTTCGCCGGGGGGCGCCCCGCCACCGACCTGGCCCAGACGGTGATGCCCTTTCTCTCAGGCCAGAGAGCAGTGTGCCGTGAGGTGCTGCTCTCCGCACCTGACATGGAGATCAGCCGCTTCGGAGTGGAACTTGCCCTTACAAAGCATGTGAAGAAGAATTGCGTGTCCCACAAAGAGGTCATACTGAAGGAACTCAGCCACCTCACGAAGGAAGAGAAGATGGGGCTCTGGAAGGGCATTGCCGCCCGCGCACGCATGTACAGTGAGATTGTTGCCTCGGTGTTCCGGCCCTGA
- the ispG gene encoding flavodoxin-dependent (E)-4-hydroxy-3-methylbut-2-enyl-diphosphate synthase translates to MRRLSRRMVVGGLDLGGGAPVSVQAMAKSDPRDPDALAREIEALRAAGAQMVRLAVPDQEAARVFGNLKRIFPSVPLVADVHFNASVALACIYEGADKLRINPGNIGGPRRLEEVALEASRAGVPIRVGVNSGSLERELLERYGGPVPQALAESALRNARLVEEAGQPDVVVSVKASSVPSTVEAYRLVAQGSDYPLHLGLTGAGPPSRGAAKSCLALGILLYQGIGDTIRVSLTADACEEVRLGRAILEALELRPPGPDLVSCPTCGRCRVDLKGLVAQVEPLLVEVGIPLKVAVMGCEVNGPGEAREADVGLAAGKGRGAIFRKGRIVRTVPEEEFLPALRREMEALALERGVSPQS, encoded by the coding sequence GTGAGAAGACTGTCCCGCAGGATGGTTGTGGGGGGGCTGGACCTCGGGGGCGGCGCCCCCGTGAGCGTCCAGGCCATGGCCAAGTCAGACCCTCGCGACCCTGACGCCCTCGCCCGCGAGATCGAAGCACTGAGGGCCGCTGGAGCCCAGATGGTACGTCTTGCGGTACCTGACCAGGAGGCCGCCAGGGTCTTCGGCAACCTGAAGCGCATCTTCCCCAGCGTGCCTCTTGTGGCGGACGTTCACTTCAACGCCAGCGTCGCGCTGGCCTGCATTTACGAGGGGGCGGACAAGTTAAGGATCAACCCTGGCAACATAGGAGGCCCCCGGCGCCTTGAGGAGGTGGCCCTAGAGGCCAGCAGGGCGGGCGTGCCCATCCGGGTGGGCGTGAACTCCGGCTCGCTGGAGAGGGAGCTGCTGGAGAGGTACGGTGGCCCTGTTCCCCAAGCCCTGGCCGAGAGTGCCCTTAGGAACGCTCGCCTTGTGGAAGAGGCCGGGCAGCCCGACGTTGTGGTGTCCGTGAAGGCGTCCTCCGTGCCCAGCACCGTTGAGGCCTACCGCCTGGTTGCCCAGGGATCGGACTACCCGCTGCACCTGGGGCTCACTGGAGCCGGACCCCCTTCAAGGGGGGCAGCCAAGAGCTGCCTGGCCCTAGGGATCCTCCTATACCAGGGGATAGGGGACACCATCAGGGTGTCCCTGACTGCGGATGCCTGCGAAGAGGTGCGTCTGGGAAGGGCCATCCTGGAGGCCCTGGAACTGAGGCCCCCTGGGCCTGACCTGGTGTCATGCCCTACCTGCGGCCGGTGCCGGGTGGACCTTAAGGGGTTGGTGGCCCAGGTGGAACCCCTCCTGGTGGAAGTGGGGATACCCCTGAAGGTGGCGGTCATGGGCTGCGAGGTGAACGGCCCAGGCGAGGCCAGGGAGGCTGACGTGGGCCTTGCGGCAGGCAAGGGCCGCGGCGCCATCTTCCGGAAGGGCAGGATAGTCCGGACCGTACCCGAGGAGGAGTTCCTGCCGGCCCTCCGCCGGGAGATGGAAGCCCTTGCCCTGGAAAGAGGAGTCAGCCCACAGTCATAG
- a CDS encoding 1-deoxy-D-xylulose-5-phosphate reductoisomerase, whose protein sequence is MTLRVSILGSTGSIGRQALEVVSRNPGRLEVVGLAAGQNLDLLALQAREHGVRTLCVQDGLGDALASRLGTGVKVWEGDEGICHLASLDEADIILVALVGSRAIPPVMAALEAGKTLALANKECLVAAGHLVMGLAKKTSAEIHPVDSEHSAVYQCLMGQDRGALHRITLTASGGAFRDRSLKDLAGLTPEEALKHPTWRMGPKVTVDSATLMNKGFEVIEARWLFGMPPGGIHVLMHPQSLVHALVEFSDGTTLAHVGPPDMRIPIQYALSHPQRLPGPPSVDLASVGSLVFFQPDTARYPCLRLAYEALEAGGTLPAVMNAANEVAVEAFLGGDLPFLGIQRIIEEVMEGHRIVREPALDDIMMADAWGRREARRLALNLGGGFA, encoded by the coding sequence ATGACCCTCAGAGTGTCAATCCTTGGCTCCACGGGATCCATAGGACGGCAGGCACTGGAGGTTGTGTCCCGGAATCCCGGCCGTCTTGAGGTGGTGGGCCTGGCCGCTGGTCAGAACCTGGACCTCCTCGCCCTCCAGGCCAGGGAACACGGGGTAAGGACCCTGTGCGTCCAGGATGGGCTGGGCGACGCCCTTGCTTCCCGGCTGGGAACCGGGGTGAAGGTATGGGAGGGGGATGAAGGCATCTGCCATCTAGCATCGCTTGATGAGGCCGACATCATCCTGGTGGCCCTTGTGGGTTCACGGGCGATCCCACCGGTAATGGCGGCCCTGGAGGCGGGGAAGACACTAGCCCTGGCCAACAAGGAGTGCCTGGTGGCTGCGGGCCACCTGGTAATGGGCTTGGCAAAGAAGACATCCGCCGAGATTCACCCGGTGGATAGCGAGCACTCCGCAGTGTACCAGTGCCTCATGGGGCAGGACCGGGGAGCCCTTCACCGGATCACCCTGACAGCCTCAGGGGGGGCATTTCGCGACAGGAGCCTCAAGGATCTCGCCGGGTTAACCCCTGAGGAGGCCCTGAAGCACCCCACGTGGCGCATGGGACCCAAGGTCACCGTGGATTCAGCCACCCTTATGAACAAGGGGTTTGAGGTCATAGAGGCTAGGTGGCTCTTCGGCATGCCCCCTGGAGGCATTCACGTGCTCATGCACCCTCAGAGCCTGGTGCATGCCCTGGTCGAGTTCTCGGACGGGACAACCCTGGCACACGTGGGTCCCCCCGACATGCGCATCCCCATACAGTATGCCTTGAGCCATCCCCAGCGCCTGCCCGGGCCTCCCTCAGTGGATCTAGCCTCCGTGGGGAGCCTCGTATTTTTCCAGCCCGACACTGCCCGCTACCCATGCCTTCGCCTGGCCTACGAGGCCCTGGAGGCCGGGGGCACTCTGCCGGCGGTCATGAACGCCGCCAACGAGGTGGCGGTGGAGGCCTTCCTGGGGGGTGACTTGCCCTTCCTGGGCATACAGAGGATAATAGAAGAAGTCATGGAAGGGCATAGAATCGTGAGAGAGCCGGCTTTGGATGATATCATGATGGCTGATGCCTGGGGGCGCCGGGAAGCAAGGCGGCTCGCTCTCAATCTAGGTGGTGGATTTGCGTGA
- the rseP gene encoding RIP metalloprotease RseP: MTIFIALAVLGLLIFVHELGHFIAAKRAGIRVEEFALGFGPRVFSVVKGETRYSLRALPIGGFVRMSGTSALEGPVDHRGFINKGVWQRLGVLLAGPAMNFTLAILLFAIIFSVLGIETPTLELSDVLEGHAAERSGFLEGDRVISVDGVEVQDWVHLVTLINASLGEEVVVVVERGGFQRILRVVPEPRPDDPSRGFIGISPDINIVRQDPFSALRDALGYTLAVSVLWIRGLVLMILGRAPVDVAGPVGITQLIGEASRMGLRNLMYLSAVLSANLGILNLLPIPALDGSRLAFLLVEGVRGKPVDPEKENLIHFLGFALLMLMAIVVTYRDILRWGAS, from the coding sequence GTGACGATTTTTATTGCCTTGGCTGTGCTGGGGCTCCTCATCTTCGTGCACGAGCTGGGCCACTTTATCGCGGCCAAGCGTGCGGGTATCCGGGTAGAGGAGTTCGCCCTGGGATTCGGGCCCAGGGTGTTCTCCGTAGTCAAGGGAGAGACCCGTTACTCCCTCCGGGCGTTGCCCATTGGGGGCTTCGTGAGGATGTCAGGAACCAGCGCCCTGGAGGGCCCAGTTGACCACAGGGGGTTCATCAACAAGGGGGTATGGCAAAGGCTAGGCGTGCTCCTTGCGGGTCCCGCCATGAACTTCACCCTAGCCATCTTGCTCTTCGCCATCATCTTCTCCGTTCTTGGCATCGAGACTCCCACACTGGAACTTTCTGATGTCCTAGAGGGACACGCTGCCGAGAGGTCCGGGTTCCTGGAAGGGGATCGCGTCATATCGGTGGACGGCGTTGAGGTGCAGGACTGGGTCCACCTGGTAACCCTGATTAACGCCTCCCTGGGAGAAGAGGTCGTGGTTGTGGTAGAGAGAGGGGGCTTCCAGAGGATCCTCAGGGTTGTTCCTGAACCCAGGCCTGATGACCCTTCAAGGGGCTTCATAGGAATATCCCCGGACATCAACATCGTCCGCCAGGACCCCTTCTCGGCGCTGAGGGATGCCCTTGGGTACACCCTGGCAGTTTCTGTGCTGTGGATCAGGGGCCTTGTCCTCATGATCCTGGGGAGGGCTCCGGTTGATGTGGCCGGCCCGGTGGGCATAACCCAGCTCATCGGTGAGGCCTCCAGGATGGGCCTGAGAAATCTCATGTACCTGTCCGCGGTGCTCTCAGCGAACCTGGGAATATTGAACCTCTTGCCCATTCCGGCCCTGGACGGGAGCCGCCTGGCCTTTCTGCTGGTGGAGGGGGTTCGGGGTAAGCCTGTGGACCCTGAGAAGGAGAACCTCATTCACTTCCTGGGCTTTGCCTTGCTCATGCTCATGGCAATTGTGGTAACCTACCGAGACATCCTCCGCTGGGGGGCGTCCTAG
- a CDS encoding phosphatidate cytidylyltransferase translates to MLSKRVLAALIGGPAFLGLAYLGGFSFLAMVAVLGVTGYLEYAGMLRVKGHRVMVFPGIVLGISILWWMLFPKGSWVLVVGLILPVLGRLAGGTRYSILDLWISLGGSLYIFGLLGFALRLRGLQEGFQAVFLLVAVVWTLDTSAYFVGRAWGRRRLWPRVSPKKTWEGALGGTLAALAAGVLVAYLLGHSVTTGFWVALAGSIAGQAGDLVESAVKRYAGVKDSGHLIPGHGGILDRFDSLMLAAPWVYLVVKFLG, encoded by the coding sequence ATGCTAAGCAAGCGAGTGCTCGCGGCGCTCATTGGAGGGCCAGCCTTCCTGGGCCTGGCATACCTGGGCGGGTTTTCGTTCCTGGCTATGGTAGCGGTCCTAGGGGTGACGGGATACCTGGAGTATGCCGGGATGCTCAGGGTCAAGGGCCACAGGGTGATGGTGTTCCCCGGGATTGTCCTGGGGATATCCATCCTGTGGTGGATGTTGTTCCCGAAAGGATCCTGGGTGCTGGTGGTAGGTCTTATCCTTCCCGTGCTGGGGAGGTTGGCGGGCGGCACCAGGTATAGTATACTGGATTTGTGGATAAGTTTGGGCGGAAGCCTTTACATCTTCGGGCTCCTGGGTTTTGCGTTGAGGCTAAGGGGGCTCCAGGAGGGTTTCCAGGCTGTGTTCCTGCTGGTGGCTGTGGTGTGGACCCTGGACACCAGCGCCTACTTCGTGGGACGCGCCTGGGGACGGCGGAGGCTGTGGCCGAGGGTGAGCCCCAAGAAGACATGGGAGGGGGCCCTGGGTGGAACCCTGGCGGCCCTGGCTGCGGGTGTCCTGGTGGCATACCTCCTGGGGCACAGTGTCACAACGGGGTTCTGGGTGGCTCTAGCCGGCAGCATCGCGGGGCAAGCCGGAGACCTGGTGGAGTCCGCAGTGAAGAGGTACGCGGGGGTCAAGGATTCCGGGCATCTCATTCCCGGTCACGGGGGGATCCTGGATCGCTTTGACAGCCTGATGCTGGCTGCGCCCTGGGTGTACCTGGTGGTGAAGTTCCTGGGCTGA